ATCCCTGGGGAAGGAGATCATGTAAGGCCCTGCTGCGTCCTGCTGTCTGTGCTCGAGCTTTGTTTACACGATGCTGCATTGGCATGCGTCGGCGGCTCTCTCTGGCTAGCCACCGCGACATTTGGATCTCGTCTATAAACACATCCCCAGTCACCCCGCCTGCTCCTGTCCATTCCTCATCCCCTTTTGATCCTGTGTCCCTCGTCTCGTCCCTCGTTCGTCGTCCCTCTCATCTACCGGGACCTCTCTCTGATGCCCGCCTGCCTGTTCCACTaccgcctcctccagtcCAGTTGTCGGAATCATAGCTCATGGCTAACGGATACTCTCGTCTGCCCGGCGAACTGAACGCTATACCCAAGAGCCGGAACAGATCACAGACCACCGTCGGTCTGCCTCCAACCCCATCGCCGCAGAAGAAACGCGCCTCCTCTTACTATCCTCCTCGCAGCTCGGACTTCCAAGACGAGAACAACCCTGACCCATTCTACCTCGAACACTCCCTGTCCAACACTACCGGCAGCTGGGGATCTTGCCAACAGGGCCTCCGCAATGCGAGAGCCGGTGAAGATATCCAACAGTACTTTATGTTATCCGTTGTGAAAGCTGGTACAGACCTCCCTGTTCCACCCGCAGCCCCTCGTACCATCAGGTCTGAGGCCAACATCGACCGCTCTACACTGTCTGCTGTCGAGCTCGAGCACCAGCTCGGCCTTCAGCAAATTGGGACCCAGCCGTGGGGAGATCCAAACATAGAGCCCACCCCGGACCTAACACCCAGTAGTTCATTCTCTTCTAACTACTCTGCGCATATCTATCCAGAGCCGGTCGTTAAAGCTACCGAGCAACTCTCCTTTCTATCCAAACAGGCACGGGATCGTGCTGTTCACAGCACGCATCCTTACGCTTTTACACCCTTGAACCGGTCTCAAGTAACCCTAGCTACCgagccatcttctccagaacGCGATACCAAGTCTCAACGCTCGTTACCAAACGCGTCTTCGGAAACCGTTATCATGCCTCCAAGGAGCCATGAAGCTTCGTCCCTCCGTGGGAAGCCCCTTCCATCCTTGCCAGCCGCTCCACGCCCCAGTACTGCACATCCATCCAAGAAGCAGCCACCTAGTCGACTGGCAATCGAGCCTTCTATGATATCCCCTCCCAGTCTTATTAATCCAGTCACCCTGGAACCTCACCGGACGCATTTCGATCAAGCCTTATTCATTCCCGCCAATGAATGCCCTAGCCCAGTGCCTAGTCCGGGACCACCATCACCCTCGGTAGATCGTCCACCAACAGTGCCCTCAACAAGAGAAAGGCCTTCAACTTCCACGTCTGAAATGTACCCTGAGCAGTCTGTCTGGGAATCTGACTCCGACAACGAGGACGGAGACCCCAGGTCCTTGTCTCGGAAGCCGATGGATACCTTGAAGAAAGTTCGTAGCCGGGTGCAGTTACGGGTTGCGAAGTCGAACCCTAAGCTGCAAAACAACCCAGCTCAAGTGAATAATGCGGCCTTGGAAAAGTCTTCAACCATACCAGACCACCTTCCACATGAACGTTGTCCAAGTTCTATGAAGACTGCTGTCCAAACTCGGAGTGGACGAGATATCCTGCGGCCAACAGCCCACCAAACTCTCCGCCTCGTTGCCCCATCGACTACCTCTCTGGTGAATCCTAGATCCCGACGCAACAGCGCCAAATCACAGACCTACGGTATCGACCGTTcaacggcagcagcagcaatacAAGCGAAATCCCGTCGGCGCCAGCGGTCGACCAGCCCAGAAACTTCCATGCCTGCAGAACGCGAGAAGATGTGCACCTTCTGCCGTGAAGAGCGGTCAGACAAAACCATCCATCAAAGCCTAACTCTATCTCGCCCGCCGCTATATAAGCGCCTCTGGGAATCCTTAAGAGTCCTCGGCTGCCACGGCGATATCACGCCTCCCCGGCCTCGCAAGGGGTTGTAATCATTTTGTCATTTTCTGCCAAAAGTCTGGACCGGCGTTGGGATGATTTATACGGTCTATAACTGGTTTCGCCTCACGGCACGGTGCATTCGCTGAAACGATATCAAACGACTATGtctctcttttatattttgAACTTATGTCTTATGACCCATTTTCGGAGTTGACAATGGGATCAAGATGACTTATGACTCCGGCGCTGGATGTCTCATTTATGCTCATTGAGATCCATAATTCGCCACAAGATTCAATGCGGCATGCAACACTCACTCATGCTACGAAGCTTttgtctttccttttttattttacaTCTGGTTCTGTCTGTTATACTGTCTCTCACTCAATATCTTCCGGTGCTATGATTTCTAGCTACTCTCACAGGAGCTCAGTTCCTCTCTGATATATTTCCTTTTCTGTTATATCTACCTGAACTactctatatactatttcCTTACCCATTGTGTCCGATAGGACCAAAATCAACACCAAATACTTCGATACTACCAAACTTCAAATATGTAAACACACCCAACCTCCCTAATAATAGTATACACAGTCATCCTCAAGTCCAGAACCCCTCGAGAATGCTGGGGAATGGAATTCCACACTGCTACTACCACCCACCTTAATCCTTCCTGGAGCATCTCAGGCATACCGTATACGTACTCGTACCTTTTCAGAGGTAACCTAACCTGACTTGACCATGTCGCAAGTCGAAAGGTTTGAGAGAGGGGCTGAACGTTCAGACAGCACTCCTGTCTCGCGTCTTGACCACCGCGTCTGCTTCCGCggggttgttttgttttgttttgttttatCCTCTTGCCCCTTTGAGCGGATCCTATCCCTTGGTTCTTGATCTACGGCGGGTGTTGATCCGTAGTTCCGTATCACCGACTCAGGTCTTGGTAGGGATGGCCCTACGGGTATCGTACTGTACCAAGTACCAAGTACTACGAGTACGTACTTAGTATGTAGGGATCAAGGTAGGACGAGACCGTACGGTTATTCTCCGAGACGATGAGAAACGCCCTGGTTTACATATTGAGTTATTGCTGTGGCTACGGCCCCCTTGGATACATGGGGTTTATCTTGCTTTGTGAAGGAGTTCGTTTCTTTGATTGATGTCATGAGACACATTGAACCTTGGATACGAGCTTACTGTATACCATAAACCTCTCTCGGATTCTCCAGGGAGACGAAGACGGCATGGCCCAGCAATAAAAATATGGTTATGATTATTCACAATGGACGATGCAGAATCGCCCTAGTTCAAAGTCCCAGGACCCTTCGCTCGCGTGTCTTTTCTCATTCTGCCCCTCCATGCAGACTTCAACCTCCCTGGCGGTAATTTCCTTGTCCATCCTTGCTGGCCTCCCGGCCGCGGATGCTCGGCCGCTTCCAGAGATCGCGAGCAGCAAGGGCCAGCAGTAGCATTGAGAAATGAGAATACATGATACGCGACGCGACGCGGTTAATACATATGGAGGTTTTCCTTCAAAGCTCGGTGGCTACTGGCCTTGCAGTTGATGCCTGGATTTGGGTACTGCAATCCTCGCGATCAGATCCCCGGCCTGGGTTCCCCGTCCCGCGATGCAGGAGGCGAGGCGGCTGCTGCAGGGTTGCGTTGCCGCGCGTGAAGAATGCGCATGCAcagaatttttttttctgggtTCCATGCCATAGGAAGAACGCTGGGCCGCCGGTTCGGGGCCGAAGCCTGGCCGGAACTTCGGACTCCAAGGGCAGGGAGCAGAGAGTGCTGGGTACCTGAGGTCCAGGATAGGTAGACCGGTAGGTAAGCAAAGAGGCAAACCAGACGCTTGCATACGTTCGTCTGTGGGTTGTTTCAGCTCTGCCCAGCAGCAGTCTCCCTTCGATCCGCGCCAGCCTTCGCATCGTCGCTCTTCACTTCCAAGACATCCATTACATTCTCCTCCCATGCGGCGACAGGGACTTTCTTCTCCCAATCTGCGAGAGCGACGTCACCCTTCTTAAGAAGTGTAGTTTCTGgtttctcctctttcccttcaaACTCTTTGCCATCCAGCCCAGCGAAAACAGCCTGCACATCTAgccccttctcagccttTCGATAGAGGTTGAGTAACTTGTCGCGTTGCGCGCGCCTCGATTCGTCTGCTTCTTTGGAATTTGTTGTTGTCTCTGATTTCTGTCCGGGCTTCTTAACCCCAGTGGCGGGGCTGCTGTCATACCCTTTCAGGACACCCTCGATGATCCCCAATAAGGTACCAGCGCGCATGCCTAGTTGTGCACCGACGGGGAATCCGGCGTCGAATCCATACTGAACATGGTCGGATTTAGAGGCAGAGATGCCATCGCGGTAGCCTGCGGTAACgtgctggcggcggagggaaGGGAGTTCGGAGGGTTCGATCGTTGAGTGTGCGGGCGCTTGCGGGGGATGCTGTTCAGGCTGGGGAGGAGACGAGCCGAAGATGTCGTCGAGAGAGGAGTCAGCGGCGGACATCTTGCCTGTTGTTGCGGATTCTTGAGGTGATTGCGATTGCGCTGGCGCAGACTGGCAGGAGGAGGTGAAATTTGGGTGGGAATAAAATTCGGGGATCCGTGGATCAAAATCGATCGGCCTGGATCCACATTTACGGTGGACTACTCTGTAGGTAGCCC
The nucleotide sequence above comes from Aspergillus puulaauensis MK2 DNA, chromosome 3, nearly complete sequence. Encoded proteins:
- a CDS encoding uncharacterized protein (COG:S;~EggNog:ENOG410Q4K6), which gives rise to MANGYSRLPGELNAIPKSRNRSQTTVGLPPTPSPQKKRASSYYPPRSSDFQDENNPDPFYLEHSLSNTTGSWGSCQQGLRNARAGEDIQQYFMLSVVKAEPVVKATEQLSFLSKQARDRAVHSTHPYAFTPLNRSQVTLATEPSSPERDTKSQRSLPNASSETVIMPPRSHEASSLRGKPLPSLPAAPRPSTAHPSKKQPPSRLAIEPSMISPPSLINPVTLEPHRTHFDQALFIPANECPSPVPSPGPPSPSVDRPPTVPSTRERPSTSTSEMYPEQSVWESDSDNEDGDPRSLSRKPMDTLKKVRSRVQLRVAKSNPKLQNNPAQVNNAALEKSSTIPDHLPHERCPSSMKTAVQTRSGRDILRPTAHQTLRLVAPSTTSLVNPRSRRNSAKSQTYGIDRSTAAAAIQAKSRRRQRSTSPETSMPAEREKMCTFCREERSDKTIHQSLTLSRPPLYKRLWESLRVLGCHGDITPPRPRKGL
- the YAE1 gene encoding Yae1 family protein (COG:S;~EggNog:ENOG410PR4G;~InterPro:IPR038881,IPR019191;~PFAM:PF09811), with protein sequence MSAADSSLDDIFGSSPPQPEQHPPQAPAHSTIEPSELPSLRRQHVTAGYRDGISASKSDHVQYGFDAGFPVGAQLGMRAGTLLGIIEGVLKGYDSSPATGVKKPGQKSETTTNSKEADESRRAQRDKLLNLYRKAEKGLDVQAVFAGLDGKEFEGKEEKPETTLLKKGDVALADWEKKVPVAAWEENVMDVLEVKSDDAKAGADRRETAAGQS